The Maridesulfovibrio ferrireducens genomic interval ACCCGGAACCGATGTCGCCCTGCTAAACGGGCTTGCTCACGTTCTAATTACCGAAGGGCTGGCGGATGAAAAATTTATAGCGGAACGCACCGAAGGATATGAAGAATTTCGAGCCTCTGCCATGCGCTATACTCCGGCATACGCTGAAACCATTACAACCGTTCCAGCAGAACTTATTTACAAGGCGGCCCGCATAATAGGCACCGCCCGTACCACTGCTACATATTATACTATGGGCATAACTCAACACACTTCCGGTGTTGATAATGTCCGCAGCGTCGCTAATATTGCTATGCTCACAGGAAACATGGGAAAAGCTTTAACAGGTGTTAACCCCCTGCGCGGTCAAAACAATGTTCAAGGTTCTTGCGACATGGGTACGCTACCGGACGTTTTTCCGGGCTACCAAAAAGTCCGCCTACCGGAAGTACGCGAGAAATTTAGCAAAGCTTGGGAAATTGAACTATCCGAAACAACAGGGCTTACAATCCCCGAAGTTTTGCATGAAATTGAACACGGTAATGTAAAAGGATTATTCGTTTTCGGTGAAAATCCTATGCGCAGCGACCCTGATATCAACCATGTGAAACATTGCCTTGAAGCTGTTGATTTTCTGGTTGTGCAAGATATTTTTCTGACTGAAACGGCAGAACTGGCGGATGTGGTTCTACCCGGTGCAACTTTCGCGGAAAAAGACGGAACTTTTTCCAGTACGGAACGACGGGTTCAGCTTATTCGCAAAGCCATTGATCCGATCGGAAACAGCAAAGCCGATTGGCAGATACTTGCTGAACTGATTAAGCGCATGGGAATAAAAACAAAATACAATTCCCCCGAAGACATTTTTAATGAAATGCGTGCGCTTACCCCAAGTTATGGCGGAATAACTTACTCCCGTTTAGAAAATGAAAAGTTACAATGGCCGTGCCCTTCCGAAGATCACAAAGGTACTCCGGTCCTGCATGTTGATAAATTTGTGCGCGGCAAAGGTTCTTTTTTTGCCGCTGATTATAAAGAACCAGCTGAACTACCTGACGCTGATTTCCCTTTAGTTCTTACGACTGGACGAGTAACAGCCCATTACCACACCGGCACAATGACGCGCCGCTGCTGGGGACTGGACGGACTTCGACCGGAAGAAATGCTGGAAATCAATCCGGCAGACGCAAAACGCTTTGGAATCGAAGATAACGGTTATGTTGTCGTCACATCCCGAAGAGGTGAACTTAGAGCGCGGGCGCAGGTGACTGAAAGAGTCCCCGAAGGACTGACTTTTATCACCTTTCATTTCAGCGAAAGTCCGGGCAACATACTCACCAACAGTGCCACTGATCCTGAAACAGGTACGCCTGAGTTTAAGGTTTGTGCCGTAAAAGTTCGAGCAGGCAGCGCGGAAAAACATCCGGCAAAGCCATACAATATCAATAACGTCAGTGCATAATATTTTTGCATCATAAATAATTACAATGAGGAATATATGTCTTCTTCCCTGAACCATTTTATAGCAGCTGATCCTGAAAAATGCATCGGCTGTAAACTTTGCGAAGTCGCCTGCTCCCAGGCTCATTCGTCCAGTCCGGCATTCACAGCAGGAGCACTTAACGCGCCTATTCTGCCCCGTTTATACGTTGTGCAGACTCCTGAAATTACCATTCCCGTTCAATGCCGCCACTGCGAAGACGCCCCTTGCGCTAATTGCTGTCCTGTTTCCGCCATCAGCCGCAAAAACGGTGCGATTGTTGTTGAAACAAAGCTTTGCGTTGGATGTAAAACCTGCATGCTCGCTTGTCCTTTCGGAGCAATTGAACTTCTGCCTGTATATAAAAACGGCGCTCCAGTGATGCAGGCTGTTCTGTGCGAAAATGGTGAAACTTCAATGGACGAAGTGCCCATGCTCTTTGCCGGAAAATGCGACCTTTGCTCTGATCGGAAAAAAGGTCCTGCCTGCGTTGAAGTGTGCCCTGAAAAAGCACTGAGCTTAATAGACCCTTCCCGCATGAAACGGGAACGCAACATTAAAGCGGCTATGAGTTTTCTAAACACTTCACAAAATTTTTCTTAAGGTTAATATTCATGTCCAAATCAAAACAACTTATCATAATAGATGAAGAACTTTGCACCGGCTGCGGTCGCTGTAAGGACGTATGCCCCGTAGACGCTATCTCCGGAATTCATGGAGAGCCGCATAAAATTGACTCTTCCCGCTGTGTATTTTGCGGACAATGCGTGCAGACATGCAGTGCTTACTCTTCAATTTTAGATGAACCGGAAACTCCGCGCGCAGATAAACTTCTTGAACGCGGTATGTTTCAATCAACAACGGAACCTCTGTTTGCCGCTTATTGTGCGGGTGATGTCTTCGAAATTTCAGACGCACTAAAATCAGACAAATTTACTATGGTTCAATGTGCTCCGGCAGTACGAGTCTCTATAGGCGAAGATTTTGGAATGAAGGCAGGAAGCCTCACCCCCGGTAAAATGGCCGCCGCACTTCGCAGACTGGGTTTCGACAAAGTGTATGACACAAATTTTGCCGCAGACCTCACCATAATGGAAGAAGGGAACGAACTTCTTTCACGCGTTAAAAATAACGGAACGCTCCCGATGTTCACCTCCTGCTGTCCGGCATGGGTGCGTTACATGGAGCTGAATTATCCTGATTTATTGCCGCATCTTTCAAGCTGTAAGTCTCCCCAGCAAATGTCCGGCGCATTATTTAAAACCTATGGTGCCGACATTAACGGCAAACAGCGCGCGGAAATATACAGTGTTGCGGTTATGCCCTGCACCTGCAAAAAATTCGAAAGCGCAAGACCTGAAATGAGTATGGAAGGACACCGCGACGTTGATGCTGTTTTAACTACACGTGAACTGGCATACATGATCCGCGAAGCAGGAATTGATTTCGAATCACTGCCTGATGAAGATTTCGACAAACCACTCGGCACATATTCCGGAGCAGGAAATATTTTCGGGGTTACGGGTGGAGTTATGGAAGCCGCACTTCGCACAGCGTACGAACTTGTTTCAGGTGAACCAGTACCCGAAACAGATCTTATTTTTGTCCGTGGCGAGGAAGGTTTCCGCATAGCTTCCATGACCATGGGTGAACAGACTTTCAAAATTGCGGTAGTTGCCGGACTTACAAACGTTGCTCCGCTTTTAGAAAAAGTACGTGTAGGCAACGCAGATGTAGATTTCGTGGAAGTCATGTGCTGCCCGTCGGGATGTATCAGCGGAGGCGGTCAGCCTAAAGTGCTGCTGCCGATTGAACGGGATGAAGTCTACCGGTGCAGAAAAGAATCCATGTACTCACATGACAAAAACTCCAAGATTCGCAAATCACATGAAAATCCTGACGTGCAAAAAGCATATGCTGATTTTCTGGGCGAACCTTTAGGTCACACTTCCCATAAATTGCTGCACACAGTTTTCGGCAAACAGGACGCATAAAATGAAAGCCTTCGTTATTGCAGATCCGCGTAAATGTATTGGGTGCGGAGCGTGTGAGGTTGCCTGCGCTTCAGCGAACAGCGAACTGTCTATCCCGGAAGCGGCAAGGCTGCGCGCGGCATTTAATCCCCGTTTAAATTTAATATCGACTCCTGAAATAACAATGCCCATACAATGCCGCCAGTGCGAAGACGCTCCTTGCGCAAAAGCCTGCCCAGTAGGAGGGATTGTCTATCTGAACGGAGTGGTTCACATTCGCAAAGAAAATTGTATCGGCTGTAAAATGTGCATACTGGCCTGCCCTGTTGGAGCCGTTAACATTTTACCTCTTGATAAAAATCTGCCGCGCCCTGCCACAGGCTCTAAATACCCCTATGACAATTCGGAACTTCCTGAATTTTATGCACAGAAATGTGAACTTTGCAGCGACAGAGAAGAAGGGCCTGCCTGTGTACAGATTTGCCCTGCCGGAGCTTTTACCCTTATAGATGTGGATACCTTAAAAGAAACTGTCAAATCCAGACGCGAAAAGGTATTACGAAATCTGCAATAAGAGGACTTACCATGGCTGCAAAGCAGAAAATCAGATGTATTCTCATAGATGACGAAGCTCCTGCGCTGGATGAGCTTAATTATCTGCTGTCAGAGTTCAATGATATAGAAATCATAAGGACCGCAACTTCGGCCACTCAAGGCATCAAGTTGATACAGGAAGAAGAACCTGATCTCGTTTTTCTGGACATTCAAATGCCCGGCAAAAACGGTTTCCATGTATTGCAGGAAATTATGCAGTTTCCAAATCCGCCGCTCGTTATTTTTGCCACAGCCTACGATGAATACGCCCTGCGGGCTTTTGAAGAAAACGCCGTCGACTACATTCTCAAACCCTTCTCGCAAGAACGGATTTCCAAAAGTCTTGAACGGGTCCGCTGCCTACTTTTTGCAAACTGCACTGAAAAAGTTGAAGTCCCCAACATGAACGCATTACTAAGCGGCATGGGACTGGGACACAACGTTTTGCGGATTTCAGTTGAAGGGAATGGACGCATACTTCTTCTCGAGCCTGCCGAAGTAATTCTATGCAGAATGGAAGATCGTAAAATCATGGTTTACACTGCCGAAGATATTTTCCCCTGCTACGGAGATAAGACTCTCGATAAACTTGAAGAACGCCTCCAAGGACAACCTTTTTTCAAAGCTAATCGGGGCGAGCTTGTAAACCTGACCCATGTTCGGGATTTTGCGCCGTGGTTTAATGGAAAATACGTTCTGACCATGAATAACATTCAAGAGAATGAAGTCATAATAAGCAAGGGCCGCGTAAAATCTTTTCGCGAAAGACTTGGACTTGCATAGCTCAGTATGCGGAGAATTTAAGATATGAATCCCGAAACTCTGATCATCACCCTTGCGGAAAGATTCGGCCTTATCGTAGCCGGAGCATTTCTACTGCTCACCATCACACCTATCCATAAAATAGGATTCCGTAAAACTTCACCCAAGGCAACAATTGCCACACAAATACTCATTTTCGGAATTTTCGGAATACTCGGAACATACGGTGGCAACTTCGTATTTCAATCAGTAGCAAATTTACGGGCAATGGCGGTTATCACTGGCGGCTTATTCGGCGGACCATTAGTCGGACTCGGCGCCGGACTTATAGCCGGAGGTCATCGCATTTTAATAGATTTCGGCGGATTCAGCGCCGTTCCCTGCGGACTTGCAACAGTTTTAGAAGGTACTGCAGCCGGATTAATTTCTCTCAAACTTGCCAACCGTATGGACTGGCGAGCCGCCGCCGGTCTCGCCTTTGTGGGTGAAATCATCCATATGATCATGGTCCTCTACCTTTCAAGTCCGTATTCCGAAGCATTAAAGCTTGTAGAATTAATCGCACTGCCCATGATCATTTTAAACACTTTCGGTGCAGCTATTTTTGCACAGGTTATCAACATAGTTTTCCGCTACGGCACCAAACGCGATTCCATACAGGCGCAACAAATTCTGGACATTGCCAACCTCACGGTGGGACACCTCCGTTCCGGTTTAACCATGGAATCTGCTATGGAAACAGCCAAAATTATATTTTTCAATGTTTCTGTTGCAGCCGTGGCAATTACTGACAATAAAAATGTGCTGGCTCATATCGGAGTTGGTGACGATCATCACCTTCCCGGTAAAAAAATCAGAACAGCTTCCACCTTAAATGCGCTTGCCCAAGGTGAGCCTGTATTTTTGGATTCAAGTGAAAAAATCGGATGTAATCATCGAGGATGTCCTTTCACTTCCGCAGCGGTTGTTCCCCTTCATAAAAAGGGTGAAATTTTAGGAACTTTAAAACTTTACGGAACAAAAAAGAAAGAGCTTGATCTGCTTTCCTTTGAAATAGCCAAGGGACTCGCCAATCTGTGCTCCACACAGCTGGAACTTGAAGAAATTCAAATCAAAGAACAAATGCTTGCTCATGCGGAAATTCGTCGCCTTCAAGCTCAAATAAATCCTCACTTTCTATTTAATTCTTTAAATACAGTTACATCCTTTTGTCGTACAAATCCGAACAGGGCGCGGGAGTTGCTCCTTGAGCTATCCTCGTACATGCGCAAAAATCTGGACAGCAGCCGCGGCTACATTCCGCTATCCGAAGAACTTGCCCAGCTCAAAAGCTATCTTGCAATTGAACAGGCCCGCTTCGGAGACCGCATTAAAGTTGATATTACTGTTGAAAAAGAATGCGAAGACTGGCCCATCCCGCCGCTGATCATCCAGCCGCTGGTAGAAAACAGTGTGAAACACGGCATAATGGGACGCGAGGAAGGCGGTCAAATTACTATTTCGATTCAATGCGATAGAAGGCAACTCAGCGTTTCAATAAAAGATGACGGTGTCGGAATGAGTCAGGCTAAATTGGATCAGCTCTTTGAAAAAAAGAAAATCGAATCATGCGAGGAAGGAATAGGTGTGCGCAACTGCATTCAGCGTATCGAGCAGATATACGGCCCTCAATGTAAAATAACAATCACCAGCAAACTAAACGAAGGAACCTGCGTCAGTTTTAAAATTCCAAAACTGCGAAATCAACCCCGGAAAACGGACTTTCAAACAACAACAAGCTGATTCGACACTTTGAATGTCATTTCAAACATCGAATTAGTCACTTCAAGCATGAACTGTTGAACCTGCCGACCCCTTCATGTCAGAAAGGTGCATAATTTTCATTCAGCACAAAAGATGGAGGTCTTGTCTATGCTATTTTTCTTTGCCTGCGTTGCATCCCTGATTGTCGGATACCTTATCTACGGTAAATTTGTTGATAATGTTTTCGGCCCGGACGGTAACCGCACCACCCCTGCTTACACTATGCGTGATGATGTTGACTACATGCCCATGCCTAAATGGAAACTGATGTTCATTCAGGTTCTGGACATTGCCGGTATCGGCCCGATCTTCGGACCTATTCTCGGCGCACTTTACGGCCCTGCCGCCCTTATCTGGATCGTAATCGGTTGTATCTTCGGCGGAGCTGTCCACGATTATTTCAGCGGAATGCTTTCCATCCGCAACAACGGTGCAAGCGTACCTGAACTTGTTGGTGAATATCTAGGAATGCCTGCCCGCCATGTTATGCGCGTATTCGCTTTCGTTCTGTTAATGCTTGTCGGCGTAGTTTTTGTTCTCAGCCCAGCAAAACTGCTCACAGGTTTGACCGGAATCAACACCGGACTCCTTGTAGCCTGTATTTTCGCATATTACTTCCTCGCAACTATTCTTCCAATTGATAAACTTATCGGAAAACTCTATCCGCTTTTCGGAGCACTGTTACTGGTCATGACCATCGCAATTGCAGTTGCACTCATGTTCAGTGATCACGCGTTTCTGCCTAACCTTGACTTTGCTGTTAACACCAGCCCCACTGGCAAACCAATGTGGCCTCTGCTCTTCATCACTCTTTCATGCGGAGCAATCAGTGGATTCCATGCAACACAGTCGCCACTTATGGCTCGCTGTGTAAAAAATGAAAAAGAAGGACGCTCAGTATTCTACGGTGCAATGATCATTGAAGGCGTCATCGCGCTTATCTGGTGTACTATCGGTTTGTCTTTCTATGACTCCCCTGAAGCTATGAACGCTGTTATCGCTTCCGGCAGCCCTTCCGCTGTAGTTTCACAGGCTGCAAATGCACTTCTCGGACCTGTAGGCGGAATCTTCGCAATCATCGCTGTTGTTATCCTGCCCATCACCAGTGGTGACACTGCATTCCGCAGCACACGTCTTATTGTAGCTGAAACATTCAAACTTGATCAGGGTCCTGCAATCAAACGTCTGCTAATTGCGGTTCCTCTGTTCGCTCTTGGATATGTAATCTCTACTCAGAACTTCACTTCAATCTGGAGATACTTCGGATTCTCAAATCAGTGTCTGTCCATGATGGTACTCTGGACCGCAGCAGTTTACTTAGGACAGCGCGCAAAACTGCACTGGATTGCATCCATCCCTGCCACCTTCATGACAGCGGTGGTTGTAACATTCATCATGCAGGCTAAAATCGGATTCGAACTTAGTATGAACACATCAATACTGATCGGGATTGCAGCAGCCGTAGCCACAATGGCTCTGTTCCTCGTAAAGTACGTTGCCCCCAAGGCAGTACAAGAAAGCTAATAACAGCCTTAAGCCTCACCTTCGAATACCTCGCATAAAAAAGGCCCGCTTTAGCGGGCCTTTTTGTTTATTATCAAATAGATACCGTATTAAAACTTTCCACCCGAAACAGCCTCGACTCCCGCGACAATATCAAGCAGTTCACCCGTAATAGTTCCCTGCCGAGTATTGCGGTAGTCCGACTCGAGCAATTCGACATGCTCTATAATATTTTTCTCAGCCACCTGCATTGCCGCCAGCCTTGAGCTGTTTTCCGCGGCAAGAGATTGCACGATAGCTCCGTAAACTGAAATATAAATGTATTCCAGAAAAAGAGTCGAAAATAAATCGGTAATAGGAATATTCGTCATGGGCAAAGATCTACTTTCCCACGGCGCCCCCTTTGATCTTATACTAAGCGGAAGTATATGCTTTGCGGCAACCCTTGAACCATCGGGGGCAAATCTATTATGCACAATGCTGAATCTGTGCATACCTTTTTTCCTTTTCCATTCCTCAAGGTTACGTTCAATGTCATTAACTATGCCGTTAACTCCGCGCAAACTTCCCGGAACTCTGAAATTTAGATCTGTAGTAACTCCGCTACCCTCAAGAGCTCCATGCACTCTTTCTCCGCAAGTCCAGCACGAAACAGTAAACCCTTCGGACTTAAGCTCATCAATCACCCGCAAAGTTTCCTGCTTTGAAACCTCATTAAACTGACCACACATCCCTTGATCCGAACCGATAGCAAGCAACACGGCAACTTTGCCTTTTCCTGTGTTCGGAATTACTCCGGCATTTTTGAAAAACACACTCCAGCCGTCTTCAACAACTTCCGCATATTCCCCGACACCCTGCGCAGCATTCTCAAAATGCCGAATGTTGACCGCAGCCAATGCTTTCATTGTTTTAACAACAGAAAGCAGATCATTAGTGGTAGAAATTTTCTTTTTTACAGCCTCAAGAGCCTGCATTGATTTCCCTCCACAGCTCAATATACTTTTCTATACTGCTTTTTAATTCATCCCAAATTCCGTCTTTTGATTCCGCTTTAGGAATCCTTTCAAAATCAGCAAAACCTTCGTGAGCTTTTTGTAAAATGAAATCTTGAATTTCACCTATTTTTTCGAGCGGAATCTCATCAAGCAAACCAAGTGATACAGCCCAGAGAATGACAAGCTGTTCTGATGCACTCATTGGAGAAAATCTATCTTGCTTAAGCAGTTCTCTGACCCGGACCCCATGATCAAGCCTTTTGCGTGTATCCTTATCAAGCCGCGTTCCAAATCGTGCAAAAGCCTCAAGCTCTTGAAACTGCGAATAAGTAAGACGCAGATCACCGGAAACTTTACGATATGCTAAAGGCTGCGCTCGCCCACCTACACGTGATACGGATTTCCCAACATCAATCGCAGGCAATAAACCCTTTTGAAAAAGCACAGGAGACAGATAAATCTGACCATCTGTTATGGAAATTAAATTTGTCGGAATGTACGCAGAAATATTTTGAGCCTCGGTTTCAACAATAGGCAATGCTGTTATCGTTCCACCGCCATGTTTCGGGCTAAGGCGAGTTGACCTTTCAAGTAACCTTGAATGGATATAAAAAATATCACCGGGAAAAGCTTCACGCCCCGGAGGTCTACGCATGAGAAGACTTAACTGCCTGTACGCCTGTGCATGACGAGTCAGATCATCATAAATAATCAGAACATCGCGCCCCTGTTCCATAAAATATTCAGCCATGCTCGTTGCGGCGTAAGGAGCAATATATTGCAAGCCGGACGGAGCATCCCCGTCAACTACGACTACAAAAGTATAAGCCATTGCTCCATGTGTACGCAAAGAGGATATAACTCTGGCAACAGACGTGCTGCGTTGGCCTATAGCGCAATAAACACAAACGACATCCCCTTTTTTTTGATTAAGTATAACATCAAGAGCAATCGCGGTTTTACCCGTTTGCCTGTCTCCAAGTATAAGTTCACGCTGTCCGCGGCCTATGGGAATCAAGGTGTCCACGACCTTAAGCCCGGTAGCCATAGGAGTATCAACCGGAGCACGCATGAGAATCGGCGGGGCTTCACATTCAACAGGACGGGTTTCTGTTGTATCCGGAGCGGGTCCATCATCAAGAGGATTTCCAAGCGGATCAACAATTCTGCCGATAAGAGCCTCACCGACAGGTACGCTTAAAACTGTCCCCGACGGAATTGCTTCATCTCCCGCACTGAGTCCCGAACTTCTCCCGAACAAAGCAACACCTATAGAATCCGGTAGAAGGTCAAGAGCCATCCCTTGAATGCCATCCCCGAGCGTAAGTAATTCTTCGGAACGGACCGATTTAAGCCCTTCGACTTGCGCAACACCGCGTGCAACAGATATTACCCTGCCCACCTCGCGGGACTCTGGATCATAATCCATTTTATCCAGTCCCCTTTCCACGGCTCCTAGTGCCTGATCTAGATTATCGCTTAGAAAACCCATTACTCTACTCCGGACGGACTCTTTGCAATTTCTTCAAGAATATTCTTCTCCAAGTCACCTACGTATGATGTAAGATTCCATTCCCATTTCCTGTCTCCTGCAACCAGTTCAATTCCAAATCCGAGTTCAGGTTCAACTTTAAAAATATGTTCTGCGCAGTCAGGAAAAAGCTTATTCAGCATAATGACAGTTTTTTCTCTGTGCACTCCTTCATGAGCAAATCCAGTACGGATTATGATTTCATTTTCCCTGCAATCAACTTTAACCGATTCCATTTCAATAATACGAAGCAATCCGGCCACAACACGCTCTTCAAGATCTGAATCAGATAAATCTAAAATTATGCGAGATGCTACAGAAGTAACTTCGTCCATGATCCGTTTTTTCAAATTTAAAGCGATTACATCCTTTTCGCGGCTTAGAGCAGACAGCCATTCCTCCCGCTGAATATCAATTTCTTTTTGCGCTGAAATCATTGCCTGCTGACGCCATTTTTCGGCTTCCGAATGAATTTCCGCCATGACTTCAGAAGCTTTATTTTCAAGCTCTAAATGTTTTGCCTGCAAAGATTTATTTAATTCATCCGCTTCACTTTTTGCATTACGTACCTGCTCCATTTCGTCAGCCACGCGCTCTTTTCGCTTCTTCATAGCTTTTACAAGTGGGCCGTAAAGAAACAACTTTAGCAAAAAAATTAAAACAAAAAAATTAATTATCTGCGCAAAAACAGTGAACCAATCAAGAAGCATAATTAACCTGCTGCCTTCTCAATAAAAAAGTTCCAAAAAGGATTTGCAAAAAGCAAAATCATAGCGAGCACAAAACAATAAATAGCCGTTGATTCAACCATTGCCATCCCTACGAAAAGAAACTTTACAATAGTGTTGGTTTCGTCTGGCTGCTGCGCAATTGCGCTTAACGCTCGTGAAAGCGCCATTCCTTCACCGATAGCAGGGCCGATAGCACCTATCCCCATGCATATTCCGGCACCAATAATTGATGCAAATCCAATCCAGCCGAGAGTTTCCATGTTTTTCCTCCTTTACACTTTTTGACCGCTTTCAGAATGAACTTCCAATCCGGCAGCAATAAATACCGCCGCTAAAACCGTAAAAATATAAGCTTGAACGACTCCTATCAAAAGCCCCAAAAGCTGCATTATCACAGGAACCAGAAGAGGCATTATCACGAGTAAAATTGCGCCCATCATTGTTCCGCTTAAAATATTTCCAAACAAACGCACAGCAAGAGCAAAAGTCCGGCTGACTTCTCCTATTATATTAAAAGGAAGCATGAGCGGAGACGGCTGCACATAACTTTTAAGATAATTAACAAGTCCGTTTTCTTTTATGCCGTAATAAGGAACAGCTAAAAATACGATCAGGCTAAAGGCTGTCGTCGTAGAAAGCGAACCTGTGGGAGGTGAAAAGCCGGGTACAGCGGAAAGAATATTTGAAACTAATATGAAAATAAAAAGAGTTCCCAGCAACGGCAAAAATCTTTCAGGATGCTGATTAGTTGCCCCTTCAATCTGAGTAAGTAATCCATCTACCAGAATTTCAAGAAAATTTTGCTTATCAGATATAATGGATGAAGAAGTAACTCTTCGTGTTACCAGCCACGAAAAAGCAACAAGTATGAACATGACAATCCATGTGAAGATAAGAGTGTCATTCAACTTTATAAATTCATAACTGAAATAAACAGTGAGATCCGGACTTATTTCCACGGAGTCCTCCTGCTGTTACGAATAATTGATTTCTCCGCTGAACAGTATTTAGACAACGCCGCAGTGCGTAACAGATAAAAACCTAAAAACGCAGATGCCAGCGGAGCGCCGCCCTGTTTCATGACACACAAGAAAACAAGCAAGGTCACTGCATACCGCAATAAACACCCTGACCAGAAAAAGAGACGTGGTCTAACGGTTCTCGGCAAATAGCGAATGGTGAGCCAGAGTCCTCCAAAATGGAGGATAGCTGCAAAGCCTCCGACAAAGAAAAAGGCTATAAGTAATAGATAATTATTGCTCATCATTTTTATCCGATTCTTTTGGCTCCAGTTCTTCTGGCTCCGATTCTTTAGGCTGCGGCTCCTCTCTCTCTTTAATAATTTTTATCTTCTCACGGTTCATCCACATTCCCGCAAAAACGCATCCTGTAAAAAGTCCAACCCCAAGCATTGTGAGCGTCCAGCTGAGCTTGAAAGGCCACATGTAATCCATCCATGCCCCTAAAAAAGCGCCAAGAACAGTCGGTAAGGCTACGGTCCAACCGACAACCCCCATAGAACTGAAGGCTGACAAAGTTCCGACCTGACCTTGTTTTTCCGCACGGATTCTGCGTTTCTCTTTGGTCGAGATATTACGTTTAAAATCATCTGAACGCTTTTTCTGATCAGGGCTCATACTGTTTCCACCTCGATTAAACTGCGAATGAATCCAGCTTCAAGTTTAGCCACAGTCGTCCGGGCGGCTTTTTCCGCTTCCGAAGCATCTTCAAGCATTCTGTCCACTTCTAATTCCAACTCACCAAGTTCACCCTTTACCGCAGCGTGTGATGAAATCCTTACAAGTTGTCCCTTTTTTATCA includes:
- the fdhF gene encoding formate dehydrogenase subunit alpha → MKKILTTCPYCGSGCNFHLQVENNQIIGVIPAMSNSVNQGSLCAKGHFGFDFVHHPDRLTSPLVRKNGVLVETDWDEAFSVITERFKSFKKDFGPDSIAGFSSARCTNEENYLMQKFMRAAIGTNNIDHCARLUHAPTVAGLAASFGSGAMTNSIDELDLMGTGNAIFAIGTNTTECHPIIGLGMMKAAQRGAKLIIADPRAITLTQHADVWLRLKPGTDVALLNGLAHVLITEGLADEKFIAERTEGYEEFRASAMRYTPAYAETITTVPAELIYKAARIIGTARTTATYYTMGITQHTSGVDNVRSVANIAMLTGNMGKALTGVNPLRGQNNVQGSCDMGTLPDVFPGYQKVRLPEVREKFSKAWEIELSETTGLTIPEVLHEIEHGNVKGLFVFGENPMRSDPDINHVKHCLEAVDFLVVQDIFLTETAELADVVLPGATFAEKDGTFSSTERRVQLIRKAIDPIGNSKADWQILAELIKRMGIKTKYNSPEDIFNEMRALTPSYGGITYSRLENEKLQWPCPSEDHKGTPVLHVDKFVRGKGSFFAADYKEPAELPDADFPLVLTTGRVTAHYHTGTMTRRCWGLDGLRPEEMLEINPADAKRFGIEDNGYVVVTSRRGELRARAQVTERVPEGLTFITFHFSESPGNILTNSATDPETGTPEFKVCAVKVRAGSAEKHPAKPYNINNVSA
- a CDS encoding 4Fe-4S dicluster domain-containing protein → MSSSLNHFIAADPEKCIGCKLCEVACSQAHSSSPAFTAGALNAPILPRLYVVQTPEITIPVQCRHCEDAPCANCCPVSAISRKNGAIVVETKLCVGCKTCMLACPFGAIELLPVYKNGAPVMQAVLCENGETSMDEVPMLFAGKCDLCSDRKKGPACVEVCPEKALSLIDPSRMKRERNIKAAMSFLNTSQNFS
- a CDS encoding [FeFe] hydrogenase, group A, which produces MSKSKQLIIIDEELCTGCGRCKDVCPVDAISGIHGEPHKIDSSRCVFCGQCVQTCSAYSSILDEPETPRADKLLERGMFQSTTEPLFAAYCAGDVFEISDALKSDKFTMVQCAPAVRVSIGEDFGMKAGSLTPGKMAAALRRLGFDKVYDTNFAADLTIMEEGNELLSRVKNNGTLPMFTSCCPAWVRYMELNYPDLLPHLSSCKSPQQMSGALFKTYGADINGKQRAEIYSVAVMPCTCKKFESARPEMSMEGHRDVDAVLTTRELAYMIREAGIDFESLPDEDFDKPLGTYSGAGNIFGVTGGVMEAALRTAYELVSGEPVPETDLIFVRGEEGFRIASMTMGEQTFKIAVVAGLTNVAPLLEKVRVGNADVDFVEVMCCPSGCISGGGQPKVLLPIERDEVYRCRKESMYSHDKNSKIRKSHENPDVQKAYADFLGEPLGHTSHKLLHTVFGKQDA
- a CDS encoding 4Fe-4S dicluster domain-containing protein translates to MKAFVIADPRKCIGCGACEVACASANSELSIPEAARLRAAFNPRLNLISTPEITMPIQCRQCEDAPCAKACPVGGIVYLNGVVHIRKENCIGCKMCILACPVGAVNILPLDKNLPRPATGSKYPYDNSELPEFYAQKCELCSDREEGPACVQICPAGAFTLIDVDTLKETVKSRREKVLRNLQ
- a CDS encoding LytR/AlgR family response regulator transcription factor, with translation MAAKQKIRCILIDDEAPALDELNYLLSEFNDIEIIRTATSATQGIKLIQEEEPDLVFLDIQMPGKNGFHVLQEIMQFPNPPLVIFATAYDEYALRAFEENAVDYILKPFSQERISKSLERVRCLLFANCTEKVEVPNMNALLSGMGLGHNVLRISVEGNGRILLLEPAEVILCRMEDRKIMVYTAEDIFPCYGDKTLDKLEERLQGQPFFKANRGELVNLTHVRDFAPWFNGKYVLTMNNIQENEVIISKGRVKSFRERLGLA
- a CDS encoding LytS/YhcK type 5TM receptor domain-containing protein; amino-acid sequence: MNPETLIITLAERFGLIVAGAFLLLTITPIHKIGFRKTSPKATIATQILIFGIFGILGTYGGNFVFQSVANLRAMAVITGGLFGGPLVGLGAGLIAGGHRILIDFGGFSAVPCGLATVLEGTAAGLISLKLANRMDWRAAAGLAFVGEIIHMIMVLYLSSPYSEALKLVELIALPMIILNTFGAAIFAQVINIVFRYGTKRDSIQAQQILDIANLTVGHLRSGLTMESAMETAKIIFFNVSVAAVAITDNKNVLAHIGVGDDHHLPGKKIRTASTLNALAQGEPVFLDSSEKIGCNHRGCPFTSAAVVPLHKKGEILGTLKLYGTKKKELDLLSFEIAKGLANLCSTQLELEEIQIKEQMLAHAEIRRLQAQINPHFLFNSLNTVTSFCRTNPNRARELLLELSSYMRKNLDSSRGYIPLSEELAQLKSYLAIEQARFGDRIKVDITVEKECEDWPIPPLIIQPLVENSVKHGIMGREEGGQITISIQCDRRQLSVSIKDDGVGMSQAKLDQLFEKKKIESCEEGIGVRNCIQRIEQIYGPQCKITITSKLNEGTCVSFKIPKLRNQPRKTDFQTTTS